From Homo sapiens chromosome 6, GRCh38.p14 Primary Assembly, the proteins below share one genomic window:
- the MYCT1 gene encoding myc target protein 1 isoform 2 (isoform 2 is encoded by transcript variant 2), which translates to MANNTTSLGSPWPENFWEDLIMSFTVSMAIGLVLGGFIWAVFICLSRRRRASAPISQWSSSRRSRSSYTHGLNRTGFYRHSGCERRSNLSLASLTFQRQASLEQANSFPRKSSFRASTFHPFLQCPPLPVETESQLVTLPSSNISPTISTSHSLSRPDYWSSNSLRVGLSTPPPPAYESIIKAFPDS; encoded by the coding sequence agGACCTTATCATGTCCTTCACTGTATCCATGGCAATCGGGCTGGTACTTGGAGGATTTATTTGGGCTGTGTTCATTTGTCTGTCTCGAAGAAGAAGAGCCAGTGCTCCCATCTCACAGTGGAGTTCAAGCAGGAGATCTAGGTCTTCTTACACCCACGGCCTCAACAGAACTGGATTTTACCGCCACAGTGGCTGTGAACGTCGAAGCAACCTCAGCCTGGCCAGTCTCACCTTCCAGCGACAAGCTTCCCTGGAACAAGCAAATTCCTTTCCAAGAAAATCAAGTTTCAGAGCTTCTACTTTCCATCCCTTTCTGCAATGTCCACCACTTCCTGTGGAAACTGAGAGTCAGCTGGTGACTCTCCCTTCTTCCAATATCTCTCCCACCATCAGCACTTCCCACAGTCTGAGCCGTCCTGACTACTGGTCCAGTAACAGTCTTCGAGTGGGCCTTTCAACACCGCCCCCACCTGCCTATGAGTCCATCATCAAGGCATTCCCAGATTCCTGA